Within Triticum dicoccoides isolate Atlit2015 ecotype Zavitan chromosome 1B, WEW_v2.0, whole genome shotgun sequence, the genomic segment ttctttctttcttggccATTGCTCTGCTCTCATAACAAAAATCAATCCAATCAGGGGACTCTGCGGGGGTTCGACCAGGCCACCAACATCATCCTCGACGAGTCCCACGAGAGGGTCTACTCCACTAAGGTAATACCAAAACGTCAGTCATCATATATATACACTACTAGTAGCACTACTCTATTTACTTACATCCTCACCAAGGTAGAGGTGCATTGCACTACCCTTGCCTTGTGTGACACAAACAATTCTAGTCtaggatttatttatttatttatttattgccttCAAGGACACAAAAATTGTATGTACATCATGGACCGACAACCTGCCTGCCCCTGTGTAGCCTACCTCTGCTTCACCCACCCCTTATTAGCTCATATATATGcttattaaggcctcctttggttcatagggtaggaaaatcataggaataggATTTTTTTTTCCCAttagagtctaggctaatgtttattttcctatgaaatgtggaggatcttCTCATATACTAGGTCCGAGGAATACTCCACTTTTCTCTTCTCTTGTATAAGTACCTCATTACCTCCACCTCTACTGCTTATTTGTTCACAAGGTGTCATGCTAATGCTAGTAAGCTTACTCTTGTCTGTGTGCTCTGCTGCCCTGGTTTTATTTATGAAATCAACTTTTCAGCCCCATCCTTTTTCCTCATCCAGCTTCGCTGTTTCTGCTAGGCTCCTTTTTGTAATCATCATACAAGGTTTTGGCATATGGAAATCCTACAAGACTTGCTGTCTTTCttgcataaataaataaataaataaattatacgTACTAGTTCCTTGGACACTGACTGACTCttcttgttgagttttatttataccctccctccctccctgtcAATCTCCCTGCTGACAGACACTGTGTTGTGTTGCAGGAGGGAGTACAGCAGCTTGTCCTCGGACTGTACATCATCAGGGGCGACAACATGTGCGTAGTGCCCCTTTCACTTCTGTGATATGTACTATGCATTAACTGaatttgtatgtatgtatgtatgtatgtatgtaaaaatgaagttGTTTGTTGACGGCGTGTGCAGAGGCGTGGTGGGTGAGGTGGACGAGGAGCTGGACGCGGCGCTGGACATGTCCAAGCTGAGAGCGCAGCCCCTCAAGCCGGTCATCCACTGAAGATGATGAAATGTTCTATCGATCTGATCCTGATCGCACAAGCCGAAGCTGATGTTGTTCAGTCAATCTGTACCGTAGGTTAATCGATTGATCGCTCACTCATATCTCATATCTCATATCATGGACCCTTGTATGATGAAAAAAAACGCGGTTTGCTGCGTCGATGGACCGGTCATGTTCTTGTATGAGAGAGAGAGATACATGCATCTCTGTGCGCGTAAGTAATGAATGAATGAAGTAGGCAATTAAATGTTTGAAGCTACATTGATATTGTGATGATCCATTTAGTTGACAGCAGAGAAGAGAAATTGCCGAAATCGTCCAAAGGAAATTCAAATCGATTTTTTACACAGGTACTCCGTAGTAAATATACACTATGTATGTGTGTAGATGATATACATTTGCTTGCATTGCATGTAGAGCAGATatctagatagatagatagatagataggttGGTAGGTAGGTAAAAAAAGGTGGATGATggtgctccggctccggctccggtggcggttcaggtggggttggaggcggaggcggtggtggtgttGGGCCTAACGGCGCTGTAGTTGCAGGAGATGAAGAACTGGCCCTGACGGGGGCCggtgaggcagggggcgcggccgCAGCCGACGTAGTGGTACGTCTTCTCGATCATGATGACGAAGTGGCCGCAGTCGCGGAAGTCGTGGCCGGAGGTGCAGTGCTTGGTGCCCTTCTCGTAGATGTACTCCTCCCTCTCCCAGCTGCACAGCGCGTCCTCCGCGGTGCCATTGTTGCCCACGAAGAAGCACTCGCCGTACCCCAGCGGATGGGCCTGCGGCGAGTGCCGGGCCTGGTCGCAGTCCTGCTGTATCTGCGCCGCCCACCGCCGCGCGTACAGGGCCAGCGTCTTGTCCCACGCCAGCGTCGGCGCGTCGTACTTGGCGCGCACCTTGTTGTGCTCGTTCACGAACTCGCGGGACATGCCCTTGTAGAACCCCGCCCCCGGCGGGGGCGGTggtgctcctgctcctcctcctcctcccgctggaGACGGTGATGGTGCTTCTCCTGCTGGAGACGATGATGGTGTTGCTGCTTCTCCTGCTGGATAGGACGATGATGGTGTTGCTTCTGCTCCTGTTGGAGACGATGATGATGGTGTtgctgcttctgcttctgcttctgctcctgctcctgctggagaggatgatgatgatgatgatgatggcgacgacgcctgctgctgctgttggtcgCTCGTCGGTtcgctgctgctgctggtggtgtACATGGTGTCGGCGGCCGTGCTGCTGGTAGTGGAGGTGGTGTCGGCGGCGGCCGtgcccaggaggaggaggagcagcaggaggaggaggagcgtcaTCCGCGCCATTGCCGCCggcctctctctctcaaatctcaatGCCGACGTACGGACGTGGATGCAACTGTTTGATAGCTACTATATCACCACCAAAGGAGGAGTGGAGAGGAGAGGAAAGGAGGTTGGTTGGCCGGCCGGCGTCCATGCTACCTCACCTTTTTTtgacgtgcatgcatgcatgcatgacataCAAACCGGAACTTGCTTATTTTGGACACCATATCACCATCAACTAACAACCGGCTCCTGGTAAACATTTTCATCTTGAAACGAGAGGTTAAACGAAGATGACAATATCGATCTGTGTAGAGAGTTTAGTGAGACGCAAAGCGAAGGAAGCTTTGTTTGCAATGGACTCTAATAGAGCCCCTGGACCAGATAATATCCCTGCTGAGTTTTATCAGGCATGCTAGGAGATTGTCAAGGACGATATTATGTCCTTGTTCAAGCACTTCCATAATCATAATGGGACACTGGATGTCCAGCGTCTCAACTATGGTGTTATCACCCTCCTTCCCAAGATATCTGGAGCTGATAGGATTCAGCAATTCTGGCATATTTGTCTGTTGCGTTGTTCATATAAGCTGTTAACTAAGGCGTTAGATTGTCAGGTAGCTAAGTATACCAATAAGTTAATTAGCCCTACACAGAGTGCCTTTTTTAAAGGAAGAAATATCATGGACGGTGTGCTATCTCTGCATGAACTCCTGAACTATACCCATGTGAAGAAAAGAATTGGGGGTGGTGTTAGAATTGGACTTTGGGAAAGCATATGATAAGGTGAATTGGGATTTTCTCCTCGATTGTCATGAACTCCGAGGATTTAGTGATACCTGGTGTGGATGGATCAAGCAGATTTCTCCATAATGGCACGGTTAGCATCAAGCTTAACAATTGTGTGGGTCCATATTTTCAAAGTGCCAAAGGAGTGCGTCAGGGTGACCCACCATTCTCCTTTTCTCTTTAATCTAGTTGTTGATTGCCTCACTAAGATGATAAAGAATGCCCAAAAAAATACCTGGTGGTGGGCATGGCACCTGACCTCATCCCTAATGGTGTGGCCCTACTTCAATACGTGCATCATACTATCATCTGCCTAGATCATGATGTTGACAAGGCAGTTAACCTGAAGTTGCTGCTCTACATATTTGAAATGATGTCCAGGCTTAGGGTTAATTTTCAGAAAAGTGAGATCTTAACAGTGAGGGGAGATGATAGTGTGGTGAAAGAATATGCAGAACTATTCAATTGCGATATTGGTAGCTTCCCTCTTAAGTATCTTGGAATGCATGTTAGTTTTACAACGCTTAAAAACTCAGATTGGGAGTTTGTTATTGGCAATTACCTGGAAAAATTTGATGGCTGGGTAGGCAATGCTGCATCTATGGGTTGGAGGCACGCCCTTTTAGATTTTGTCCTCACTCAAATCTCTCTTTATCATATGCCTATGTGGCTCATGAACAAAACGTTTTATTGAAAAACTTGACAAGCACAGTAGAAGGTTCTTCTGGccaggtgaaagcacaagtgctccttgggtggttttggtaattaatgtcaacatatctcttgttggactaacacttttatctagtatgtttcagataagtttaacaatggagtggcatggactaaaggatgtggaaccccttcaagatgctaaggacaaaggattggctcaagcttcaagatcaagactcttcattttatattttagtgatccaagatcacattgagtctataggaaaagccaatactatcaagaagggatgaggtgtttcttaatgagtttcttgctccacagtgcttagtgatatgccccaaagccatcaactactttcccacatccacacatatgacctaaacctaaagtcaaactcggccccactgattctttctatccggcaccaccgagttcggatgtcatagccactgccacaaaccctaggaaaatcggtctcaccgatagggatcttggtctcaccgagatgggattgtaatctctctgtgtatgtccattatcaaaatcggtcttaccgagtttgagcaataggtactaccgagattacaatgcaaactctct encodes:
- the LOC119349869 gene encoding sm-like protein LSM8 isoform X1, with translation MASVGPTLESLVDQVISVITNDGRNIVGTLRGFDQATNIILDESHERVYSTKEGVQQLVLGLYIIRGDNIGVVGEVDEELDAALDMSKLRAQPLKPVIH
- the LOC119349869 gene encoding sm-like protein LSM8 isoform X2 is translated as MASVGPTLESLVDLISVITNDGRNIVGTLRGFDQATNIILDESHERVYSTKEGVQQLVLGLYIIRGDNIGVVGEVDEELDAALDMSKLRAQPLKPVIH